DNA from Ziziphus jujuba cultivar Dongzao chromosome 2, ASM3175591v1:
tttattattttattaaaaaaattaaaattttctaatattttttgcaaaaaattaatttttaatgcttgatcaaatttttattgatctttatgttttcttggatatttattttatttttataaaatttaaataataatttatacatatcaTAAAggattcccccaaaaaaaaaaatgaagacccttaaaaaaacaataaaatatttataaaatctaaaaaaaaaaaagggaaaaattaatatcataaaatatattattttatttattatatgtactttttacactgatatttattatttaggaaaaaaatacttataaaattttctaatatgtatatatattttttaaatttagttttcgaaaaaaaatttttttttaatgcatatgtaaattttttatttgtctttatttattaatatttttaggatatttattatatataaagatttttatttttatttttgaaaaattacatttttaaatttttttcgtTCTTTtacaaatttctttatttttttaatttgaaaaatttttatattttgcacaTAAGCTCTATAAAATTGcacttcacatatatatatatatataaatatatatatatttcccctCATATTCCAAGCACATGACAAGTCtattaaaaagttttaaaaaagaatgaagatgcaAAGTATAAAGAAAAGTGAAGTTCATGATGcataatgttagaaaaatagTCTATGGGTACAAAGTATCAAATCAAATATAGTTTAAGGTGCATCAGTGCTAATATTCCTATAGAATATTGGTATTGAATTCCCATGTCCCTCAAAGAAATTAGCTCATCAAACCCTAATTAACTTGGACCACAGAGCCAAGAATTAAAAAAGGAGTGACTTTCTTAATTCATGTGATTCAATCAATCTTATTATACAGAATTTTCAGGATTCAATGTTTAACCAATGTATAAGCCTTGGATACTATCTTTCGGAAGACCCGAAGGAGACTTTTTCTTGGACAAACTAGCCTTGAAACATTAATcttggtgcatcaattcacaaatAAGCATACATTCTTCCCGGATAGTCTGCCTAGATTGATAGAAGCGTTTTCTCAGCTCTGTATAAACATTTGCTTAGCCATCACATTTCATACATTTCCTTCAAAACTCCATAGCTAGACCCCCATTAAGATTGTATTAAGTCAGAGGGAGGATTCATTACTTGGAACAATTCTTTCCCACATACATTATAAAGTAGATCTTCTATATAGAAGCAgcacaacatatatattattatatataatcctttttttttttttgtgtgttgaaaatattattatatataattagttttatCATGTTAATgagataataatataataataactttttattttattattatatatatatatttgtttacatTAAAAGGATTATAATGTGTTTGGACCAGCTTATGTCTAATTTAGTAAGGACTTTTAAGAATCTAGCTGTTAGATTCTcttgtattaatttgtttaattgaactgtatctattttttaaaattatatataaaaattgagttaataaattgttaatataatattatcacgTCAATAAgattcattatatataataatgtaggGTAAGTCATAATATTGATgaaatttcaattaataattgaaaattaaaaacctagCTAGTTgggttttattataaattaggaGATAATTGCaaagatatcaaatatatatatatatatatatatataaaatttataaatgtaatactatatatataaggaaatatTTTACTAGGCCTTGAAGTCTTGAGCATCGTGATTATAACAACATTTTGACGcaatatgtcttttttttttttttttttggcttaaaattTGACGCAATATGTCATGGGACATAAAAATAGAGTTTGCACATCTGGTTTACAACTTATATTATCTGAGATATCATTAGCTCCATTACTCATGAGAATggaactacatatatatatatatatatatattcttttatacactttatttatttatttatttttcctaacatGAAAAGGCCTAGTATGATCTGAATTTAGAAAGAAAGAggaggctatatatatatatatatatataagctatcATAAATTAATCCAATATATTAATCTGCCAGTATTTATTTATCCCTTTTTCTATGTAAGACATTTAATTCGCATTTATTTGCAGAATATAACAAagtaatatttgattaatttcacAGTGGACTAAACAATTCAATATTTAAACATAATGGCAACTTCATGGAATACTTTCAACAAGATGAGATTAAATAATTACTTTCATAtgtactccttttttttttttttttccttttaaattttattccaTGCATGCACTGACATTATcctattttcttatatatagatatatatgtacataactatttttttcccccccaattGCTGCATGTTGTActatatagatataataatCATATTCTAGATGATAAATTTTGGCGAGCCGTGGTTTTTGGCAAACCAGCAGTAATGGAAATCCCACACAATATGGGCCACAATCTCTATTCTCTTAAGGAtagaaatgtaaaataaaaaataaaaaaagctccAAAACCTGTGGGCTGCTATTCAGGTTTTTGTTCTGCTAGCTTTTTTCAGTTTTCACCCTCAATCTCAAtctcaaaatccaaatatcaaatatcaaatcCTAAAGGGgttaaattgatataaaataaaacaaccaGTCACATGATATCCAAAACTAAAAAGGTTTTATCAGGTTTGTCATGTGCTCTTGCTTAACTTGCACACCATAACCAATACCAAAATATCTAAATGCCCACTTTCccaataaatgtttttttaatttatttctatttttttttaaatgggtgTTTTCTCTCTAGGTGAAAATTCTGCCACGTCACTGGGCATCATACATTATCCTTTTCACATAAGATTGCCACTATATGTGGGAAATTAGATTGTGATCAATTTGTATTTGGcaatctaataattttttcttttattttcattttttttaggttaaaaaattgatcaaaactGATCACgatctaaaacaaagaaatagatGGGATCTTTTTGATGGTAAAAAGGCAACCAACTCAAAATGATTTTGGAAAGACAGCTAAATATAagatttcccccaaaaaaaaaaaaaaaaatcttattatgaaaaagtttattttctgaGATCTTATTGATAGAACATTTTAAAAACGCAACCAACTCAAAATGATTTTGGAAAGACAGCTAACTATAAGATTccccaaacccaaaaaaaaataaaaaataaaaaataaaaaataaaaaaaataaaaaatcttattatgaaaaagtttattttctgaGATCTTATTGATAGAACATTTTAAAAACGCAACCAACTCAAAATGATTTTGGAAAGACAGCTAACTATAagattccccaaaaaaaaaaaaaaaaaaaaaaaaaaaaaaaaaaaaaaaaaacttattatgaaaaagtttattttctgaTTATTTGGACAATCAATGTATGAAAAGAAATGTAATAATTATAGTGAAAATTTAAAGCTtgttggaccaaaaaaaaaaaaaaaaaaaagaaaaaagaaagaattagtGGAAATTACTACAGTTCTCACTagtatcctcttttttttttttctttttttttctacaagctattatataaaaatgaactACTGGAAGATGTATAATTATCCATATGAAAACCAATGTATAAAAAGGGATTATTCTTTAACTTACTTAAAACCTTAATTTACCAAACGCGTCCCCAAGTGAAACCattgagagaaaaaagaatTGAGATTTCAAATTTCAACTAAATCTAATGTGTTATGTACTAAAATATTGAGTTTTTACTTTTATCATAATTATCGAGTTAGATGAGgattaaattttgaaactttggtaaaaacaatttttttgtttttcgggCTTCCTCACACCACACCAATAATTGGTGTGTTCTTTATTCAACATACATGTAATGGAAAGTCAAGGATCatctatttcaattttaatgcgtgggagaagaaagaagagcttaatcaattattattaattcaaaattatttgacCTAATTTCTGGTGAGATCACTTTGACATTGCACTAAGCAAAAGCAGATTAGGAGAGAGATTTTCGAAGtatgaaaagaaattaaaaaagggaCAAATCAAACTTCCTTGATTCACGATgatacttcatttttttttcttatgaaaaaTGCCATTAAATGCAGCGGTTAATTAACAATTGTCGTATAAGAAATGagtggtgtatatatatatatatatattctaatgtTACATTGCAACCAAGTTTTTCCCATTTTATTATGAGTCAtgacaaaacaaagaaaggaaaaaaaaaaaaaagtttgaaaaaattttcaccATTAAACCAAATATCCAAAGTCCCAGTTTcaagtgattaaaaaaaaaaaaaattaatttcctatTTTTTCAGCCAAAAGTTATTTTTAGCAAGTGTTTGAACGAATAAAACTTTTGTTTGAATGAAAATAACTTTAGTGcaagcataaataaataaactaccaAGTAGATAGTTCTTGTAGCGTCAATCTAATTAATCTTTGGTGAATGGGTCAATCTAATGTTGAAAGGCATTGTTtctcatttgaaaaaaaaaaaaaaaaaactaccaaTTAGATATTATAATGACTATCTAATTGTAGATAagtaaattattgaaaaaataaatataaatcaattaaatattgttaGTACACCTTTTGCtaaatttatttggttttcctaatattattcttttctaATGCATGATTTTTTAAGACGGCTCATATCAAGAGACAatgaaaatttaacttttaatatatgattaaaagtctccaaaaagttattttaaaaaaaaagaaaaagaaaaaaaaaagcatatattattttggttaaaagtaaaaaaagaaaaaacatatatacatatatatatatatatatatatatatatatatatatatatatatatatatatatatatatatatatatatatatatatatatcttacgaTAATTACTCCAACTTTTACAACTTTATATTGAGAACAAATGCTGCCATAGGGATAATGTATTTCGattatatatgtttgtgtgtatatatattttgatatctaatttaaaaaataagatatttataaaaaaaaattaaaatataaagtttgATCTTCTTAGaattcaatagttaataaagataaattttaatttaataaaataaaataatgtataatatGTATCATAACTTTATGAGCATCTTGTCCTTCAAAATTGTACATGATAATGCATTTAACCTAAAAATTCGAGAAAAAGGACATCCTAGTGCCTTAAAGAAGGTGAAAGTCATGTGATACGTAAAACCTAAAGGCCACTTAAATTAGCTTTAGCCATTTACTGCCTACCTTTTTGTGTTGTACAAGCTAGATGGGGGTTATAttagccaaaaaacaaaagaatccaTTTGGAGGACCATAAGACTACAGCTTATAAAACTACATATTTGGAGCATATTTGATCATTTGCACtaacttttgttttatgaaGTTCAAATAGATGAAGAAGTTTTCAcgcttataaaatttgaaagcaaATATGTAGTACATATATAGCTAAATGGTGGATAAGATGTCTACTTTTTGTTTGTCATGTAAAATAGATGCTCAGTATTAAGCAGAGTTCAGAACTGAAAGCCAAAAGTACCGTATGTAATtgtgttttgtttatttattaatttatctatttGGTAATAGTAATTGTGTTTTATTGCATGTGAAGTCTCCAAAGAGGttattaaacctttttttttttttttctgataacaTCAAGttataacatttatatatatatatatatataatgattttaGACTTGATTTATTATCACCTAGCatcaagttatatatatatatatatatatatatattacttttgaAAAAATCAAGTTATAAAACTTGACGTCATTATTTCAGTTATTTAAATCCCTCTATTTTAgtgtttatcaaaaaaaaaaaaaaaatctgattgttgcccaattttatttattccagaaaaccacaaaataaaacttaatcAAATTggatattttactatttatcattattgataAGTGGAATTCATATTAGATTTGAtatatgcattaattaattggcCGCATTTAATATTGGTCGCCGTTAATGTTTCTTTtctattagtattatttttttaaagcttgacacctaataaagaaaaatgaatccTTAATCGTAGTGAAATAAATTGTCATGCCATTCATTTGGTAATAAGTCACCTCATATGAGGCAGtggttttcttcattttctatgGAGTTGTTGGCTATTAAATTTGGATTagatttatgcattgaaattggTATTGAACTTGATATTGTCCAATCGGATTCTAAAACGGTAGTAGATCTTTCAGTATCATTGGACGATTATCTGGGTGGGGATTGTTTTTAATGGAGGatattataaacaaatttatataccttataaattttagttatgTATTTTCTAATTAGAGATTTCAATATGGTTATGCATAATACTGCAAGGTATGCAGTATCTGCTGGGAGTTGTATTTCAACCTTTGATTTAAATTGAAAGTTGTATTTCTGTTTACCTTATTTTCAGGTCACCTCATGTGCAAGTAgtggctttcttcttttttctatgGAGTTGTTGGCTATTAAATTTGGATTAGATTTATGTATTGAAGGTGGTATTGTCTAATTGAATTCTAAAAAAGCAGTGaatctttcattttcatttgaCGACATTGATTGTTAGTGGAGGatattataaacaaataaagatgttttaaaaattttagttgTGTTTTcttaattagaatttttaatATGGCTATGCATAAGCTTCGAAGGTATGCAATAGCCGTTGATTTTACTAAAATTTGAATGGAGGAAGGGCTTGAATGGCTTCAGCCTTCTATTTAAATTGAAAGTTAtaattctgttttatttttttaataaaattctattttatttctttaaaaaaagaaaaaaggtcttttgtattataaatagcatttttctcaattttaacagtaaatttttgaaaagcaaaagtaaaaaaatgttCAATGGAAGACAatgtattattaataaaaattagaacaCAATATCTTCATTCGATCACAAAAACTTTATGAAAACCATTatgtagtttatatatatatatatatgtagtacaaaatattatttagtcatctaccaaaataaaaaatttatcatgtAGTTCAACATTGAAAATCACATATCTTGACAGTTAACACTTATCCAAGAATTATCTTCCAACATCAtacattaatttttagaataaatttcgaaattataaaaaaatacattatcaatttttttatttgtatttttaatttgctaATTAGGtacctttgattaattttagcTTTATAAACTCTGTTTTAGTTGAAATTAAAATAGATTCATTTTCTCCTATCAGCTTCAAACAtggtaaaactaaaaaaaagtgGAGCAAGAGGCTAGTCCACTAAAGGCAAAGTATTAAAAGtacccaaaaaaaggaaaaaaaaaaatttaataaatttgtcaTCTTATCCAAAATTTGTGCAGAGCATCAGCTACGCGGTGAGCCGTTTTATGCGACAAGAAGATAGAGATAAATGCCAAACATTTGCCGGTaatatagaaaatcaaaatttaaaattaataattgtttttttgaaaaaaaaataaaataaatggaaatgACCAACTAGATTCCAATAAACAAACCCAATTATCCTCAAAACCGGTCAACTTACACATCAGACATTGCTCAAATCCATGTGTAATTATCCATAAAATAAtccatcaaaaaataataatccagTTAAAtagactaaaaataaaaataaaagaaaaatggataaaGCTAAATCCAAATCAGAAAGACCccaccaacttttttttttttttttccttttattttccatgaccatttcttcttcttcttcttattctctCCCACTCCTCAAAGTTTGAAAcctgaaaaacaaacaaaaaccctTTTGTGCTTCCTCTCTTTCAAAACCATAGTTACCAGTCAAAAagtgcaatttttttcttttttttctggggCTCATTTCTTGCACTTTGTCCATTAAAAAGTTGAACCTGGTtctctttcataattttattttttaagcctCTTTGCCTAAATAGCAAGCCAGGGATCAATTTCCTCAAAtttctttgattaaaaaataaaaaataaaaaaatctggtTTTTGTTCAAAAGGTGGAGTTGATATTGGTTGGTTTTGCTTGTTGTGTTCATTAGCATTGAAAAAAACGCCTCCTTTTTGAGTTTCCATGGCTTGTTCATTGAAGACTGGTTTCTACATTTCTGGGGTGGATGAGATTTCTAATGGCTCAAAATCCAAAGGGGTTTCTGGGTTTTGTTCCTCCTTTGGTTTTCCCCATACTAGGGAACCAAATTCAAGACATTTTCCTGTTCTTTATGCGCGTTTCATGGGAAAACACCTACTCGTCTCAGATCAAAAGGGCTTCAGAGATTTGAAGGTCAAAACCCCAAGAAATTTCTCTGTTCATGTATGTAaaattctctctcctttttttttttttttctgtaataaTTTTCAGttctttaaaaagtttttttttttttttcttcatttgcattttTGGGGTTTATCTAAGAACTTTATATATCAAACTCTGATTTCAGGCACAAGCATCGATCTGTGTAAGCAGAGGTATGAGATGGTGGGAAAAGACCATTCAACCCAATATGGTGGAGATCCATTCTGCCCAAGAGCTTGTAAATTCTTTGCTTAATGCTGGTGATAGATTGGTTATAATTGATTTCTATTCACCTGGTTGTGGAGGTTGCAAAACTCTCCATCCGAAGgtacaatataattttttttttctttttttttgggggtaattttgagaaatataattcaataatttctcaagcttttcattttgaatcatttttgggaaattttctaataacatttaaatcaatttcTCAGATCTGTCAGTTTGCTGAATTGAATCCAAATGCTCTCTTCCTCAAAGTTAACTATGAAGAGCTCAAAACTATGTGTCATGGACTCAATATTCATGTCCTGCCATTGTTTAGGTTCTATAGAGGTGCAAATGGACGTTTATGTAGCTTTAGCTGCACAAATGCAACTGTAAGTGTTTCattcaatcaaatcaaatcctatttctttatttctttattatttatttgtttgtttttgttgttgtttggttTCTGAATTTGGTATAATGCTTatcagattttattttattttttttgacagaTTAAGAAATTCAAAGATGCAATGGCTAAGTATGGTACAGAACGTTGTAGCCTTGGCCCTGCAAAGGGTTTGGATGAAAAAGAGCTATTGAAATTAGCTTCAATTGGTGAAATCTCGATAGATTTACCATTTCCatctaaagaagaagaaagggtgGAGAATTTGGTAATGGAAAGCATAGATTTATCTGGTTCTTGGAGCAAAGCTGGGAATCAGATAAAATTACAAGAAGAGAAGAGTGTTGCATTGAAGTTTTGAACAATTTGCAACAGCTTTTTTAGAATTTCAAATTAGAAATGGAGTAAAGAAactccctttctttttttgtttttgtgctttcgtttttttttttttttttgtgtgtcctttttatgtatataattaatattagtaTTTCCATTAGCAGCAGGGCTTTTGGGTTTTTGTTGCATTTAGCCCtgctttattaatatttatggattgGATATTGTTGATCTGATTTAAAAGATTAATACGGAtctatattgtttttcttttcaatttcttttatatatatatatgtattttttttttctgggggaCATTTGtagaaaattgtattttatatgatttgttCTCATtgctatttttgaaaatattttattctggttggaccacccaaaaaaaaaaaagaaaaaaaaaaagaagtggaaTTGTCTACCTTTCTTAAATCCGAGCAATcgagaagggggaaaaaattaatgaatgagGTTATTCTAAAAGCtagaaagcaaaagaaaaaaaagaggttaTTCTAAAAGCTGAAAATAAACCGTACatgacaatattttatttatttatttttgttttcaaatattgatttcaaaatttgaatatttttaaaattctcatcctctttcttcttcttcttcttcttcttacttttcatctttattctatatttatcatattctataacaacaaaaacaatgattaaataagctttctatttttaattttcaagatGATTAGACAAAATCagatttaatttataaactttaaaactaattttggaTGAAATTGCAAGAAATAGCTGATTTTGACACTCAATATTGCCGGTTGCCTCATGATAATGAAAATAAGTTTTCATccaatgattatttttaattttcaaaatcattagcCAAAATCAGATTTCAAATAATTTGCAaactttaaaacaaatttttgatGAAATTGCAAGAAATAGTTGGTTTTGATAATCAAAATTGTCGGTTGCCTCAagattatatttacttttatggGTTTGGAAGTCCCTTTTTTTTACCTTGAATATTTTGCTCCTCTATGCAACCCGGTTGGGCCGTTGGGAAACATATAAAagacaattcttttttttttttctttttttttgttagttttacatcaattctttttcttcaaatttttattttttggtcaaccTTTTACTTCAAGTTTAATTCTTCAATATTCTTACATTAATTTCTGATAGGAAATTATTTCAAGcaatggactttttcaagttgcCAAATTATTGAAGTTTGTCAATAATTTCAGCTCTTAAACCATGACATAGTCAAAAATTGTTTATAGAATTCAGCCACGCACCATGCTAGGCATGTAAca
Protein-coding regions in this window:
- the LOC107409876 gene encoding thioredoxin-like 1-2, chloroplastic, which encodes MACSLKTGFYISGVDEISNGSKSKGVSGFCSSFGFPHTREPNSRHFPVLYARFMGKHLLVSDQKGFRDLKVKTPRNFSVHAQASICVSRGMRWWEKTIQPNMVEIHSAQELVNSLLNAGDRLVIIDFYSPGCGGCKTLHPKICQFAELNPNALFLKVNYEELKTMCHGLNIHVLPLFRFYRGANGRLCSFSCTNATIKKFKDAMAKYGTERCSLGPAKGLDEKELLKLASIGEISIDLPFPSKEEERVENLVMESIDLSGSWSKAGNQIKLQEEKSVALKF